In Arthrobacter citreus, a genomic segment contains:
- a CDS encoding ATP-binding protein, whose amino-acid sequence MNDFDLLISRAAAGRTDRGIVLHGLHGVGKTVLLNDFRRRAEEAGFLVVSLEGRDADGGPKAVRAKLARGLLQAGRKAASRGGTAALNAALGTIASFADGLQVSGIDVGVGSRTGRGDSGAFAVDLEETVEDTAVALGKRNSALIIVVDEMQNLDPALLSALLGAQHQAGQRDWPFYLVAAGLPNLPSTLNQSQRYAEGLFTYRSVGALDREDAGSALTVPAREQGVSYDPEALDLLLNAAGGYPYFLQEYGSAAWESAPRKRITAEDARVAVEIGRAQLDQGFFPMRWRRATKAEREFLRLMAMDGAAGSSTATLAARAGKKMTSMTMTRGSLIRKGIIYAPSLGQVNFTVPGMAEYVRRVTG is encoded by the coding sequence ATGAATGATTTCGACCTGCTGATTTCCCGTGCGGCGGCGGGACGCACGGACCGGGGGATCGTGCTGCACGGGCTGCACGGAGTGGGAAAGACGGTGTTGCTCAACGACTTTCGGCGCCGGGCGGAGGAGGCCGGATTCCTGGTCGTCTCCCTGGAGGGCAGGGATGCCGACGGCGGACCCAAGGCCGTCCGCGCGAAGCTGGCCCGCGGGCTGCTGCAGGCCGGACGGAAGGCTGCGTCCCGCGGCGGTACGGCCGCACTAAATGCCGCGCTGGGAACCATTGCGTCCTTTGCCGACGGGCTCCAGGTCAGCGGCATTGACGTGGGTGTTGGATCCCGGACCGGCCGCGGGGACTCAGGTGCCTTCGCCGTGGATCTTGAGGAAACAGTGGAGGACACCGCCGTCGCTCTCGGAAAGCGGAACTCGGCGCTGATCATCGTGGTGGACGAAATGCAGAACCTTGACCCGGCACTGCTGTCGGCGCTGCTGGGCGCCCAGCACCAGGCCGGGCAGCGGGACTGGCCGTTCTATCTGGTGGCCGCAGGGCTGCCCAATCTTCCCTCGACCCTAAACCAGTCGCAGCGGTACGCCGAGGGCCTGTTTACCTACCGGAGCGTTGGCGCCCTGGACCGCGAAGATGCCGGATCCGCCCTGACTGTTCCCGCCCGGGAACAGGGGGTCAGCTATGACCCGGAGGCATTGGATCTGCTGCTGAACGCCGCCGGGGGATACCCCTATTTCCTGCAGGAGTACGGGTCCGCCGCGTGGGAATCCGCACCGCGCAAGCGGATCACGGCCGAGGACGCCCGGGTGGCCGTGGAAATCGGCCGCGCCCAGCTGGACCAGGGATTTTTTCCGATGCGCTGGCGCCGGGCCACCAAGGCGGAGCGGGAGTTCCTGCGGCTCATGGCGATGGACGGCGCCGCCGGTTCAAGCACGGCTACGCTGGCAGCGCGCGCCGGAAAGAAAATGACGTCCATGACGATGACGCGCGGTTCCCTGATCCGTAAGGGCATCATCTATGCACCGTCCCTGGGGCAGGTGAACTTCACGGTGCCCGGCATGGCCGAATACGTGCGGCGGGTCACCGGCTAA
- a CDS encoding DUF2071 domain-containing protein — translation MRRSPEGCPDPWPAGPVVTPPVLVAQSWSDAVFLHWRIPASAAERYMPPLVKPDVFLGSTWVGLIGFRLHGTRIGGAVPVPWLGSFTEVNVRLYTRGADGSRGVLFLSLDASRLGTVLAARSIGVPYVFSRCRPRHGPGDDVFGYDVKRFRGQGSSSFAVRPDFTRQAGDRLSLELTARFGAHARLAGRTLFVPNSHRPWPLQPARLVSFDDGLLRSSGFPMAGPPESVLFSPGVRTVFGPPRAVQRSGAGRTGG, via the coding sequence ATGCGCCGGTCACCTGAGGGTTGTCCCGATCCCTGGCCCGCCGGTCCGGTGGTTACCCCTCCGGTTCTGGTGGCACAGTCATGGTCCGATGCCGTGTTCCTTCACTGGCGCATACCCGCTTCCGCGGCAGAGCGGTACATGCCGCCGCTGGTGAAGCCGGATGTGTTCCTTGGTTCCACCTGGGTGGGGCTGATCGGCTTCCGGCTGCATGGAACGCGGATTGGCGGTGCGGTGCCTGTTCCCTGGCTTGGATCCTTCACCGAAGTAAATGTTCGCCTCTACACCCGCGGAGCGGACGGTTCGCGGGGCGTGCTTTTTCTATCCCTTGACGCTTCGCGGCTGGGTACTGTCCTGGCGGCACGCTCAATCGGCGTCCCCTACGTTTTCTCCCGCTGCCGGCCACGTCACGGCCCGGGGGATGACGTCTTCGGTTACGACGTCAAGCGCTTCCGCGGCCAGGGGTCTTCCAGCTTTGCCGTCCGTCCGGATTTCACCCGTCAGGCCGGGGACCGGCTGTCCCTGGAACTGACGGCCCGTTTTGGTGCCCACGCGCGGCTGGCAGGCCGGACACTCTTTGTGCCCAACTCCCACCGTCCCTGGCCGCTGCAGCCCGCACGCCTGGTCTCTTTTGATGACGGGCTGCTGCGTTCCTCGGGATTTCCGATGGCAGGCCCGCCTGAATCGGTGCTCTTTTCGCCCGGCGTGCGGACGGTCTTTGGCCCGCCGCGCGCTGTCCAGCGTTCCGGTGCCGGACGTACAGGCGGATGA
- a CDS encoding SURF1 family protein codes for MYRFLFSSRWLGWFALACLVSAVCTTLGLWQLDRRDAIREDIGNVVNNYDAAPVAFADAADLFTSYDPAKEWLPVEMTGVYDFDNQRIVRNRPLSGRAGYEVVVPLQLSDGTTVVINRGWLPIGNDEAGRPDTVPAAPSDEVTVVARIKPAEPTLQRGAPEGQLASIDLAKYQEEVGYELKQGAYGLMASEDPSPEVVPEAAPKPSVDEGPHLSYAMQWFAFGVMVFIGLGYAAWQEALNRRYAAEDEDDDEYDDDEIYAAHSAPSPRRRPRRQRGSTQEDEEDALLDAQGY; via the coding sequence ATGTACCGCTTCCTCTTCTCCAGCCGCTGGCTGGGATGGTTTGCCCTGGCGTGCCTGGTCTCGGCGGTCTGCACCACCCTGGGACTGTGGCAGCTGGACCGGCGGGATGCCATCCGCGAAGACATCGGCAACGTGGTCAACAACTACGACGCCGCTCCGGTCGCCTTCGCCGATGCAGCTGACCTGTTCACGAGCTATGACCCGGCCAAAGAATGGCTTCCGGTGGAGATGACCGGTGTGTACGACTTCGATAACCAGCGCATTGTCCGGAACCGGCCGTTGAGTGGCCGGGCCGGGTATGAAGTGGTGGTGCCGCTGCAGCTGTCCGACGGAACCACCGTCGTCATCAACCGCGGCTGGCTGCCCATCGGCAATGATGAAGCCGGCCGGCCCGACACCGTGCCTGCCGCCCCCTCCGACGAAGTCACCGTCGTCGCCCGCATCAAGCCCGCGGAACCCACGCTGCAGCGCGGTGCACCCGAAGGCCAGCTGGCATCAATCGACTTGGCGAAGTACCAGGAGGAGGTGGGATACGAGCTGAAGCAGGGCGCTTACGGCCTGATGGCCAGCGAAGATCCCTCGCCGGAGGTTGTCCCCGAGGCAGCGCCCAAGCCGTCCGTGGACGAAGGCCCGCACCTGTCCTACGCCATGCAGTGGTTCGCGTTTGGCGTGATGGTGTTCATCGGCCTCGGTTATGCGGCGTGGCAGGAAGCGCTGAACCGGCGCTATGCCGCAGAGGACGAGGACGACGACGAATACGACGACGACGAGATCTACGCCGCCCATTCAGCACCCTCTCCCCGGCGGCGCCCGCGCAGGCAGCGCGGCAGCACCCAGGAGGACGAAGAGGACGCACTGCTGGACGCTCAGGGCTACTAG
- a CDS encoding DUF3099 domain-containing protein: MNKESSRGAPIPRITDARTAHTDEMRARMIKYSVSMGIRIVCLGLLFVVHGWLLWVVIAGAVVLPYFAVIIANAGSDTRNMTASESMIDTLPAPALEAPRPQEYRESPETTLLRGELVEDEPADDHKPDDGTHEDKAPPTA; this comes from the coding sequence ATGAATAAGGAATCCAGCCGCGGCGCTCCGATCCCCCGGATCACCGATGCCCGCACGGCGCACACCGATGAGATGCGCGCACGCATGATCAAATATTCGGTGTCCATGGGCATCCGCATCGTCTGTCTGGGACTGCTGTTTGTCGTCCATGGGTGGCTGCTCTGGGTGGTCATTGCCGGCGCCGTTGTCCTCCCCTACTTTGCCGTCATCATCGCCAACGCCGGGTCCGACACCCGCAACATGACGGCATCGGAGTCCATGATCGACACGCTCCCCGCGCCCGCCCTTGAGGCGCCCCGGCCGCAGGAGTACCGGGAATCCCCGGAAACCACGCTGCTGCGCGGTGAGCTCGTCGAGGATGAGCCAGCCGATGACCACAAACCCGACGACGGCACCCACGAAGATAAGGCACCACCCACAGCATGA
- a CDS encoding beta-ketoacyl-ACP reductase: MQNNTTEPSTGRSVLVTGGNRGIGLAIARAFLANGDQVAITYRSGDVPDGILGVKADVTDMASVDAAFTEVEAAHGPVEVLVANAGITRDTLLLRMSEDDFTDVVDTNLTGAFRVIKRASKGMIKLRRGRVVLISSVVGLYGSPGQINYAASKAGLVGVARSLTRELGSRNITANVVAPGFINTDMTRALPEETQKSYLSSIPAKRFAEPEEVAGVVRWIASPEAAYISGAVIPVDGGLGMGH, translated from the coding sequence GTGCAGAACAACACCACCGAGCCGTCGACCGGCCGCAGCGTTTTGGTTACCGGCGGCAACCGCGGCATCGGCCTGGCCATCGCCCGGGCGTTCCTGGCCAACGGCGACCAGGTAGCCATTACCTACCGCAGCGGGGACGTGCCTGACGGCATCCTCGGCGTCAAGGCCGACGTCACCGACATGGCCTCAGTAGATGCCGCTTTCACCGAAGTCGAGGCAGCCCATGGGCCCGTTGAGGTCCTGGTGGCCAACGCCGGCATCACCCGCGACACCCTGCTGCTGCGGATGAGCGAGGACGACTTCACCGATGTGGTGGACACCAACCTCACCGGCGCCTTCCGGGTGATCAAGCGTGCGTCCAAGGGCATGATCAAGCTGCGCCGCGGACGGGTTGTCCTGATCTCTTCCGTGGTGGGCCTGTACGGTTCTCCCGGCCAGATCAACTACGCGGCGTCCAAGGCGGGCCTGGTGGGTGTTGCCCGCTCCCTGACCCGGGAGCTCGGCTCGCGGAACATCACCGCCAACGTCGTCGCTCCGGGCTTCATCAACACCGACATGACCCGCGCGCTGCCGGAGGAAACACAGAAGAGCTACCTCTCCTCGATTCCGGCCAAGCGGTTCGCTGAGCCCGAGGAAGTGGCCGGTGTTGTGCGGTGGATCGCCAGCCCGGAGGCCGCGTACATCTCCGGCGCCGTGATCCCCGTGGACGGCGGACTGGGCATGGGCCACTAG
- a CDS encoding SDR family oxidoreductase translates to MGLLDGKAAIVTGSSRGIGAEVAKFLAAEGAGVVVNYRQKAPRANKVVTGIENDGGRAVAVGADLTSAEGPAALVSAATENFGGLDILVLNASGGMETGVEEDYALKLNRDAQVNMLTAALEVMPAGSRVVFVTSHQAHFINTVPTMPEYEPVARSKRAGEDALRDMLPQLEAKGITLVVVSGDMIEGTVTATLLDRANPGAIEARRVEAGRLYSVQEFGAEVARMATADVASGHTEYVGGADYLGVAG, encoded by the coding sequence ATGGGCCTGCTGGACGGCAAAGCTGCCATCGTCACCGGATCCTCACGCGGCATCGGAGCCGAGGTGGCCAAATTCCTGGCCGCCGAGGGAGCCGGCGTGGTGGTCAATTACCGGCAGAAGGCCCCCCGGGCCAACAAGGTGGTCACCGGCATTGAGAACGACGGCGGCCGCGCCGTCGCCGTGGGTGCTGACCTGACCTCAGCTGAGGGTCCGGCGGCCCTGGTCTCCGCCGCAACGGAGAATTTCGGCGGCCTGGACATCCTGGTGCTGAACGCCTCCGGCGGCATGGAAACGGGCGTTGAAGAAGACTATGCCCTGAAGCTGAACCGCGACGCACAGGTCAACATGCTCACCGCAGCCCTTGAGGTCATGCCGGCCGGATCACGCGTTGTGTTTGTCACCAGCCACCAGGCGCACTTCATCAATACCGTGCCCACCATGCCCGAATACGAGCCGGTGGCCCGCAGCAAGCGGGCCGGCGAGGACGCGCTGCGGGACATGCTGCCGCAGCTCGAAGCCAAGGGCATCACCCTGGTGGTGGTCTCCGGGGACATGATCGAAGGCACGGTCACAGCCACGCTGCTGGACCGGGCCAACCCCGGCGCCATCGAAGCCCGGCGGGTCGAAGCCGGCCGGCTGTACTCAGTGCAGGAATTTGGCGCCGAAGTGGCACGCATGGCCACCGCCGATGTTGCCTCCGGCCACACCGAATACGTGGGCGGCGCTGACTACCTCGGGGTTGCCGGCTAG
- the serB gene encoding phosphoserine phosphatase SerB — translation MPAQNTPEAPVSTQPGTVPEYGVVSYGRELPDAYLSTIQQAVGTVGGSILELENAAGDGYAVTKLVVGYDGGIQTLRMAVTAAAAALGDAAGGAQTAVVPSSLLEPGRKLLVMDVDSTLIKQEVIELLAAHAGREAEVAAVTEAAMRGELDFTQSLHQRVRALAGLPVSVIDEVGARIELSDGTEALVKEFLAAGHAVAVVSGGFSQVLDPLAARLQLTHARANLLGIAGGVLTGTVDGPVVDRAAKARALREWAAGLGIEERHTIAVGDGANDLDMLAAAALGVAFNAKPAVQAAADAVLNLPQLDVVQHFVKL, via the coding sequence ATGCCCGCCCAGAACACCCCGGAAGCTCCTGTCTCCACCCAGCCCGGCACCGTGCCGGAGTACGGCGTGGTGAGCTACGGCCGGGAGCTGCCCGATGCCTACCTCTCCACCATCCAGCAGGCCGTGGGCACAGTGGGCGGCAGCATTCTGGAGCTGGAGAACGCAGCCGGTGACGGCTACGCGGTCACCAAACTGGTGGTGGGGTACGACGGCGGGATCCAGACGCTGCGGATGGCGGTCACCGCGGCCGCGGCGGCGCTGGGAGATGCGGCGGGCGGCGCGCAGACCGCCGTCGTGCCCTCATCCCTGCTGGAGCCGGGAAGGAAACTGCTGGTCATGGATGTGGACTCCACCCTGATCAAGCAGGAGGTCATTGAGCTGCTCGCTGCCCACGCGGGCCGGGAGGCGGAGGTGGCTGCGGTCACCGAGGCGGCAATGCGCGGCGAACTCGATTTCACCCAGAGCCTGCACCAGCGTGTTCGGGCGCTGGCCGGACTTCCGGTCTCCGTGATTGATGAGGTGGGAGCACGCATCGAGCTGTCCGACGGCACGGAGGCGCTGGTCAAGGAGTTCCTCGCCGCCGGGCATGCGGTGGCGGTGGTTTCGGGCGGCTTCAGCCAGGTGCTCGATCCGCTTGCCGCGCGCCTGCAGCTGACCCATGCCAGGGCCAACCTGCTGGGGATCGCCGGGGGTGTGCTGACCGGCACCGTGGACGGCCCCGTGGTTGACCGTGCCGCCAAGGCCCGGGCCCTGCGCGAGTGGGCAGCGGGACTGGGCATCGAGGAACGCCACACCATTGCGGTGGGCGACGGCGCCAATGACCTGGACATGCTGGCGGCGGCCGCCCTGGGCGTGGCGTTCAACGCCAAGCCGGCAGTGCAAGCCGCCGCTGATGCCGTGCTGAACCTGCCCCAGCTGGACGTGGTGCAGCACTTCGTGAAGCTGTAG
- a CDS encoding ABC transporter ATP-binding protein, which yields MSDVLEFAAVSVVRGGKTLLDAVDWQVKEGERWVIMGPNGAGKTTLLQIAGGRMHPTRGVAGILEEVLGAVDVFELRPRIGLASAALANQIPEHETVLNVVLTASYGMTGRWREKYEKLDERRAFHLLHDWGMSTFMNRTFASLSEGERKRVQIARALMTDPELLLLDEPAAGLDLAGREDLVARLADLARDEEAPAMVLVTHHLEEVPPGFTHALLLRDGGVVASGPIDGVFTEENLSAAFDLPLVVQHDGGRWSATARR from the coding sequence ATGAGTGATGTTCTTGAATTTGCTGCCGTGAGTGTCGTTCGCGGCGGCAAGACCCTGTTGGATGCCGTTGACTGGCAGGTCAAGGAGGGGGAGCGCTGGGTCATCATGGGACCCAACGGCGCGGGGAAAACCACTTTGCTGCAGATTGCCGGCGGACGCATGCACCCCACCCGCGGCGTCGCGGGAATCCTTGAGGAAGTCCTCGGAGCCGTTGACGTCTTTGAACTCCGTCCGCGGATCGGCCTGGCCTCGGCGGCCCTGGCCAACCAGATTCCGGAACACGAAACCGTGCTCAACGTGGTCCTCACCGCCTCCTACGGCATGACCGGGCGCTGGCGGGAAAAGTACGAGAAGCTTGACGAGCGCCGCGCCTTCCACCTGCTCCATGACTGGGGCATGTCCACCTTCATGAACCGCACTTTCGCCTCCCTCAGCGAGGGGGAACGCAAGCGCGTCCAGATTGCCCGCGCCCTGATGACGGACCCGGAACTGCTGCTGCTGGACGAGCCGGCCGCCGGGCTGGACCTCGCCGGCCGCGAGGACCTGGTGGCCCGCTTGGCGGACCTGGCCCGCGACGAGGAAGCTCCCGCCATGGTCCTGGTCACCCACCATTTGGAGGAAGTGCCCCCGGGCTTCACGCATGCCCTGCTGCTGCGCGACGGCGGAGTGGTTGCCTCCGGGCCCATCGACGGCGTCTTCACGGAGGAGAACCTCAGCGCGGCCTTCGACCTGCCGCTGGTGGTGCAGCACGACGGCGGACGCTGGTCCGCCACTGCACGCCGCTGA
- a CDS encoding RNA methyltransferase has translation MTLHHLHTAADPRVADYTNLTDTALRRRREPGEGLYIAESSKVLRRALDAGHRPRSFFLAEKWIPDLQDVLDRYPDVPAYVGAADTLEEITGFHLHRGALAAMERPAPLELAPLLAAAGRVAVLEDIVDHTNIGAIFRSAAALQVDAVLVSPRCADPLYRRAIRVSMGAVFQVPWVRLTDWPGQLETLRDAGFVTAALALGENSLSLDELSARRDERLALVLGTEGDGLAAGTISAVDLSVRIPMSGGVDSLNVAAASAVAFWECRPRQY, from the coding sequence GTGACGCTTCACCACCTTCACACTGCCGCTGACCCGCGCGTCGCGGATTACACCAACCTCACCGACACCGCATTGCGCCGCCGCCGGGAACCCGGGGAAGGCCTGTACATTGCCGAGTCATCCAAGGTCCTTCGCCGGGCCCTGGATGCCGGACACCGGCCGCGGTCCTTCTTCCTGGCGGAGAAGTGGATCCCCGACCTGCAGGACGTGCTGGACCGGTATCCCGATGTCCCGGCCTACGTGGGAGCCGCGGACACCCTCGAAGAAATCACCGGATTCCATCTGCACCGCGGCGCACTGGCCGCCATGGAACGGCCGGCGCCGCTGGAACTGGCGCCACTGCTTGCCGCCGCGGGGCGTGTCGCCGTCCTGGAAGACATCGTGGACCACACCAACATTGGTGCCATCTTCCGCTCCGCGGCGGCACTGCAGGTCGACGCCGTCCTGGTCAGTCCGCGCTGCGCCGACCCGTTGTACCGGCGCGCCATCCGGGTCAGCATGGGCGCTGTCTTCCAGGTGCCGTGGGTGCGGCTGACCGACTGGCCGGGTCAGCTGGAAACCCTGCGTGACGCAGGATTTGTCACGGCGGCCCTGGCTTTGGGCGAAAATTCGCTCAGCTTGGACGAGCTGAGCGCCCGCCGCGATGAACGGCTGGCCCTGGTGCTCGGCACCGAAGGTGACGGGCTGGCCGCCGGGACAATCTCCGCCGTCGACCTCAGCGTCCGGATCCCCATGAGCGGCGGAGTCGACTCACTGAACGTGGCCGCCGCGAGTGCCGTGGCGTTCTGGGAATGCCGGCCGCGGCAGTACTAG
- a CDS encoding type B 50S ribosomal protein L31, producing the protein MKSDTHPKYGPVVFRDLASDTSFLTNSTATSAKTVEWEDGNTYPLIEVEISSASHPFYTGKQRIMDSAGRVERFNARFKGFGAKK; encoded by the coding sequence TTGAAGTCTGATACCCACCCTAAGTATGGCCCGGTTGTCTTCCGCGATCTCGCGTCCGACACCTCTTTCCTGACGAACTCCACGGCTACTTCCGCCAAGACGGTCGAGTGGGAAGACGGCAACACCTACCCCCTCATCGAGGTGGAAATCTCCTCCGCATCGCACCCGTTCTACACGGGCAAGCAGCGCATCATGGACTCCGCCGGCCGTGTCGAGCGCTTCAACGCACGCTTCAAGGGCTTCGGCGCCAAGAAGTAA
- a CDS encoding biotin/lipoate A/B protein ligase family protein — protein MSSSTEQDNGRRHGEFKVAGGKLVVVDLDVRDGRLANVSLSGDFFLEPDDALLNINQALEGLPEDASGADIAAAVRRNLPDDAVLFGFSPEAIATAVRRALAKATGWNDHQWEIIGPTPLSTPMHVAMDEVLAEEVGAGRRNPTLRFWEWETPSVVIGSFQSLRNEVDAQGARKHGVTVVRRISGGGAMFMEHGNAITYSIYVPQSLVDGLSFADSYPFLDAWVMESLEKLGIKAWYQPLNDIATDQGKIGGAAQKRFSNGGMLHHVTMSYNIDADKMLEVLRIGKEKLSDKGTTSAKKRVDPLRRQTGLTREEIISTMMDTFTARYGAVPAGISDEEMAQAETKVAEKFGTSEWLNRVP, from the coding sequence ATGAGCAGCAGCACTGAGCAGGACAACGGCCGCCGCCACGGGGAGTTCAAAGTGGCCGGCGGCAAACTGGTAGTGGTGGACCTGGATGTCCGCGACGGGAGGCTGGCCAACGTTTCGCTCAGCGGCGACTTCTTCCTTGAACCCGACGACGCCCTGCTGAACATCAACCAGGCGCTGGAAGGTCTGCCGGAAGATGCCTCCGGAGCGGACATTGCCGCTGCCGTGCGGCGGAACCTGCCGGACGACGCCGTGCTGTTCGGCTTTTCACCCGAGGCCATCGCCACCGCGGTACGCCGGGCCCTGGCGAAGGCCACGGGGTGGAATGACCACCAGTGGGAGATTATCGGTCCCACGCCGCTGTCCACGCCAATGCACGTGGCCATGGACGAAGTCCTTGCCGAAGAGGTTGGTGCCGGCCGGCGCAATCCCACCCTGCGGTTCTGGGAATGGGAAACGCCGTCAGTGGTGATCGGCAGTTTCCAGTCGCTGCGCAACGAGGTTGATGCGCAGGGTGCACGGAAGCACGGAGTAACGGTGGTCCGCCGCATCAGCGGCGGCGGAGCCATGTTCATGGAACACGGCAACGCGATTACCTATTCGATTTATGTGCCCCAGTCACTGGTGGACGGACTGAGCTTCGCTGACTCATACCCGTTCCTCGACGCCTGGGTCATGGAGTCACTGGAAAAACTGGGTATCAAGGCCTGGTACCAGCCGCTTAACGACATCGCCACGGATCAGGGGAAGATTGGCGGAGCCGCGCAGAAGCGCTTTAGCAACGGGGGCATGCTGCACCACGTCACCATGTCATACAACATTGATGCGGACAAGATGCTGGAGGTCCTGAGGATCGGCAAGGAAAAGCTGTCCGACAAGGGCACCACCAGCGCCAAGAAACGCGTCGATCCGCTGCGCCGCCAAACGGGGCTGACCAGGGAAGAGATCATTTCCACCATGATGGACACCTTCACCGCACGCTACGGTGCCGTCCCGGCCGGGATCTCCGACGAGGAGATGGCGCAGGCCGAAACCAAGGTGGCCGAGAAATTCGGCACCTCGGAGTGGCTCAACCGCGTTCCCTAG
- a CDS encoding cupin domain-containing protein, with the protein MEKKSLTALVRNQLQIAGSASSGRSAQTVYGGHEHVLRQTLIALNAGFTLDEHENPGEATVHVLKGRVLLHSEGDSWEGSAGDLLIVPQARHSLEAVEDSAVLLTVAKTDRWP; encoded by the coding sequence ATGGAAAAAAAGTCCCTGACCGCCTTAGTGCGGAACCAGCTGCAAATCGCCGGCAGCGCGTCAAGCGGCCGCAGCGCCCAGACGGTCTACGGCGGCCACGAACATGTGCTCCGGCAAACCCTCATAGCGCTGAACGCCGGGTTCACTTTGGACGAGCACGAAAACCCGGGCGAAGCGACGGTCCACGTTCTGAAGGGGCGGGTGCTGCTGCATTCGGAGGGTGATTCCTGGGAGGGATCGGCCGGAGATCTGTTGATCGTGCCGCAGGCCCGCCACTCCCTGGAAGCGGTGGAGGACTCCGCCGTGCTGCTGACTGTTGCCAAGACGGACCGCTGGCCTTAA